The Pochonia chlamydosporia 170 chromosome Unknown PCv3seq00012, whole genome shotgun sequence genome has a segment encoding these proteins:
- a CDS encoding transposase (similar to Metarhizium robertsii ARSEF 23 XP_007816601.1): MARITILPTALMLARQLSRTDEDLASALILAGEDEPAWTDIGRQLQQSGAISSGKTTWHTAPVGPELPDTTTLGKEQSAQHELRHTDPASSTIESIPNPPIPGEPAQSINALFAEVNAFAKSHGFGIIKANGVVRPGHRSRYVFQCDRYGAPRPGRGAGIRKRKSRKSGCQWKIIAETLPENGFYWTLRQFPNTEHHEHNHEPSADAAAHPVHRRLTSPVKAIVQSSSRRIGIRARDIGGIVRDHFPDSVYTPTDIYNARARISRENLGGYGSTAALIKLFDDKEIPYIAEWADDEPDRLIGLVWTFPYCIRMWRRFSEVVSFDNTYNTNRFKLPLFQVTGQTCLGTVFNAAFGLIDNERLEDIRAPDVIVTDFDKQMKQALGVEFPEAQQQICIHHINSNVMLQSKRRWVYTTRDSSTGEESSSDEPDASLNQHDRQAVRASERPEELVAQHNLPEPITHDYHGVLILWRQVVFAETVEDHEKAWKRLCSEFGDQRAILGYLYSTYLPVKEQWARCFIRTYRNFGIRVTSGTEASNNNVKSYLLNGMGHLYRLVEAIQGMLEDQEREFRQACAQDEVLTAREHVGRGSEYLGELPQTVSQKALSYITRERRKPLKGIPNPKNPWPNAIGPCGGSCTVSIELGVPCYHAIYRKLINATRLTKWDVHPRWHLQEPQSDDVYRRILDPKVATSLRGRPRNKP, from the exons ATGGCTAGAATAACCATCCTTCCGACAGCTTTAATGTTGGCGCGCCAACTTTCACGGACTGACGAGGACCTCGCCTCTGCACTTATCCTGGCTGGCGAGGATGAACCCGCCTGGACCGATATTGGGCGTCAGTTGCAACAGTCCGGAGCGATTTCTTCAGGGAAAACTACATGGCACACAGCGCCTGTTGGCCCCGAGCTTCCAGACACAACAACTTTAGGCAAGGAGCAGTCTGCACAACACGAATTGCGCCATACCGATCCCGCATCTAGCACCATCGAAAGCATTCCAAATCCGCCAATCCCTGGTGAACCAGCTCAATCGATTAACGCCCTTTTTGCGGAGGTCAATGCTTTTGCGAAGAGTCATGGCTTTGGTATTATTAAGGCCAATGGCGTAGTACGACCTGGACATCGAAGTCGATACGTCTTCCAATGTGATCGATATGGAGCTCCACGGCCCGGAAGGGGTGCTGGCATTCGGAAACGAAAATCTCGGAAGTCTGGATGTCAATGGAAGATTATTGCCGAGACCTTGCCTGAGAACGGTTTCTATTGGACTCTGCGGCAATTCCCAAATACGGAGCACCACGAACACAACCACGAGCCTAGCGCCGATGCTGCCGCCCACCCAGTTCATCGGCGACTAACTAGTCCTGTCAAGGCGATTGTGCAATCCTCCAGTCGACGGATTGGGATTCGTGCACGAGACATTGGGGGCATTGTCCGAGATCACTTCCCAGACTCAGTTTACACTCCGACAGATATCTACAATGCCAGAGCTCGGATCAGCAGAGAGAATCTGGGTGGCTATGGCTCTACGGCTGCACTGATCAAGCTCTTTGACGATAAGGAGATCCCTTACATTGCCGAGTGGGCAGATGATGAACCCGACCGCCTGATAGGGTTGGTTTGGACCTTTCCTTACTGTATCCGCATGTGGAGGCGTTTTTCCGAAGTAGTCAGTTTCGACAACACGTACAACACGAACCGTTTTAAGTTGCCGCTTTTCCAAGTTACGGGACAAACATGCTTGGGCACTGTCTTTAACGCCGCATTTGGGTTGATCGACAATGAGAGGCTTGAAGA CATACGAGCGCCGGACGTTATTGTtaccgactttgacaagcaaaTGAAACAGGCACTCGGGGTTGAGTTCCCAGAAGCCCAACAGCAGATATGCATCCACCATATCAACTCCAATGTAATGCTGCAGTCAAAACGGAGATGGGTATATACCACGAGGGACAGTAGTACTGGGGAAGAGAGCAGTTCAGATGAGCCTGATGCAAGCCTCAACCAGCACGATAGGCAGGCTGTACGGGCCTCTGAAAGACCAGAGGAGCTAGTCGCCCAACACAATTTGCCTGAACCCATAACCCATGATTACCACGGTGTCCTTATTCTGTGGAGGCAGGTGGTGTTTGCCGAGACTGTAGAAGATCATGAGAAGGCGTGGAAACGCCTATGTTCGGAATTTGGTGACCAACGAGCGATCCTCGGGTACTTGTATAGTACGTATCTGCCGGTGAAGGAGCAGTGGGCCCGCTGCTTCATCAGGACGTACCGTAACTTCGGCATTCGAGTGACCTCTGGCACGGAAGCCAGCAATaacaatgtcaaaagctATCTGCTGAATGGAATGGGCCATTTGTATCGGCTTGTCGAGGCGATTCAGGGTATGCTAGAAGACCAGGAAAGGGAGTTTCGCCAAGCTTGCGCCCAGGACGAGGTGTTAACGGCGCGAGAGCACGTGGGGCGCGGCTCGGAGTATCTAGGCGAGCTGCCTCAGACGGTATCTCAAAAGGCCCTTTCGTACATTACTCGGGAGCGCCGCAAGCCGTTGAAAGGCATCCCAAACCCGAAAAATCCGTGGCCAAATGCTATAGGGCCGTGTGGCGGTAGTTGCACTGTGTCCATCGAGCTAGGCGTCCCCTGCTATCATGCCATTTACCggaagctcatcaacgcaACGCGCTTAACCAAGTGGGATGTCCATCCTCGATGGCATCTACAAGAGCCGCAGAGCGATGACGTGTATCGTCGAATCTTGGACCCGAAGGTCGCTACCAGCCTTCGGGGGCGACCTAGAAACAAACCCTAG
- a CDS encoding ubiquitin supergroup (similar to Metarhizium robertsii ARSEF 23 XP_007820436.1): MSDGAATPSQRTAKKLPFKATALRKVASLRAQIIIDEKELESDGLDLFRRSKEMEPIVAADQERRLNKKRRHDGQRRKSAESSASRFVDDVAEIYDMVKEKSRVSPQAAWSAVPVAREPVTQGGELSRLRVGHATGIEVIEADTPILNTFRPYTRQPTGRPIAVPYGASIAPEPTKRRGSANSIQSSFIAGDEDDEFATYIRKAEEQRALDQALLGVGSDGAASKAKIDILVTSIVPDVKPCCFKFLFDKELRLARNTWLALQKRKGVLLDVEREDDIVLTWRRKRVYAFSTLLNLGIRPQDNGRAVSDGNDAKGFANGRTRVHMEAWTLDLFREMEREEELKRKGETTELADEEEPALVEEKPPALEVKTRVILKARDIADVKLTVRRTTTVETLITGFRTQRSIGPDRDVQIWFDGDRLEEHATMDEAEIDDMDTFEVHVK; this comes from the exons ATGAGCGACGGGGCGGCAACTCCATCACAACGAACGGCTAAGAAACTGCCTTTCAAAGCAACAGCCTTGCGCAAGGTTGCCTCGCTGAGAGCCCAGATCATAATCGATGAGAAAGAACTGGAGAGTGATGGACTCGACTTATTTCGTAGGTCAAAGGAGATGGAGCCGATAGTGGCTGCGGATCAGGAGAGACGGCTAAATAAGAAGCGGAGACATGATGGCCAGCGTCGCAAGTCCGCTGAGTCGTCGGCCAGTAGGTTCGTGGATGACGTTGCCGAGATATACGATATGGTGAAAGAGAAGTCTAGAGTATCACCTCAGGCAGCTTGGAGCGCCGTTCCCGTCGCTAGAGAGCCTGTTACACAGGGCGGAGAGCTGTCAAGGCTA CGAGTTGGTCACGCCACCGGCATCGAAGTCATCGAAGCGGACACGCCTATTCTCAACACGTTCAGACCTTATACCAGACAACCCACCGGCCGCCCGATTGCTGTTCCATACGGAGCAAGC ATCGCACCTGAGCCTACAAAACGAAGGGGCAGTGCCAATTCAATACAGAGCAGCTTCATAGCAggagacgaggacgatgaatTTGCGACGTATATTCGCAAGGCCGAGGAACAACGCGCTCTGGACCAGGcattgcttggtgttggttcGGATGGAGCTGCGTCGAAGGCAAAAATTGACATTCTGGTGACGTCGATTGTTCCTGATGTTAAGCCTTGCTGTTTTAAGTTTCTCTTTGATAAGGAGCTCCGACTAGCACGTAATACGTGGCTTGCTCTTCAGAAACGCAAGGGAGTGCTCCTGGATGTTGAAAGAGAGGATGACATTGTGCTTACTTGGCGAAGAAAGAGGGTGTATGCATTTTCTACGTTGCTAAATCTAGGTATCCGACCACAGGACAATGGACGGGCTGTGTCGGATGGAAACGACGCCAAGGGTTTCGCAAATGGTCGGACAAGAGTCCACATGGAAGCTTGGACGTTGGATTTGTTCCGAGAAATGGAACGTGAAGAAGAGCTGAAGCGGAAAGGAGAGACTACGGAATTagcagacgaagaagagccAGCGCTGGTAGAAGAGAAACCACCAGCTTTAGAAGTCAAGACAAGAGTCATTCTGAAGGCTCGCGACATCGCCGACGTCAAATTGACAGTGCGACGGACAACAACAGTTGAGACACTTATTACTGGTTTCCGCACGCAGCGGTCAATAGGGCCAGACAGAGATGTTCAGATTTGGTTTGATGGTGACCGACTAGAAGAGCATGCGACGATGGATGAGGCGGAGATTGACGATATGGACACATTCgaggtccatgtcaagtgA
- a CDS encoding C6 zinc finger domain-containing protein (similar to Metarhizium acridum CQMa 102 XP_007812344.1) encodes MSAGRACDGYAPPAVQFIVNNQRLAYARGTRKPTALCFSGASTRSLSVSIDGNDMEKQFFCSYRRATEAGVAMHSCGVSSFWTTLAPQFGHHDEAVKHALISLGASYHLYKVRKGKSNHLPDSSPAIKKLQGFIWREYNLAIKQLHGHLDHPEPQRIALVLITCLIFIALELLGGDHRNAIVHMRNGIRIITSVLDIQRLRNASSRPWMKGSSLSEADLWEIIVQFRNVEFALGGFSSDIPLMLGRQLRRDHSGFGNTSITNVAQGYEARIEYVNNIMVRCWEVRDHRGDEAFWAQQHMCREHSTLREQGRAIMCALESLWAGPQAPPPGTWLSYSSQMDWLLVNSARTLVELLPFGIDSHLQMAQTPHIQDELSRGVCFAAKMYLTHDTTERSPSNFTLETGVVGLMYWSWVYSHRPETKAAALRIIQESDQREGPWDADSSLNFISGNKEPHLLVSFWRNPHTMGPN; translated from the coding sequence ATGTCCGCTGGAAGAGCTTGTGATGGTTATGCTCCCCCTGCGGTTcaattcatcgtcaacaatCAAAGGCTCGCCTATGCAAGGGGGACGAGAAAACCAACTGCTCTATGCTTCTCCGGGGCATCTACGAGATCGCTCTCGGTGAGCATCGACGGTAATGATATGGAGAAGCAATTCTTTTGCAGCTACAGACGCGCCACAGAAGCCGGAGTCGCTATGCACTCGTGTGGCGTCTCCTCTTTCTGGACTACTCTAGCGCCTCAGTTTGGTCATCACGATGAGGCCGTCAAGCATGCACTTATATCGCTTGGCGCATCATATCACCTATATAAAGTGAGAAAGGGAAAGTCGAATCACTTACCGGATTCCTCACCTGCGATTAAAAAGCTGCAAGGTTTTATCTGGCGGGAATATAACCTGGCAATTAAGCAACTTCATGGCCACCTTGACCACCCGGAACCTCAGAGGATCGCATTGGTCCTCATCACCTGCCTGATATTTATCGCCTTGGAGCTCCTCGGTGGTGATCACCGCAATGCAATTGTGCACATGAGGAATGGTATACGTATTATCACCTCTGTACTGGACATACAACGCCTTCGAAATGCTTCATCAAGACCTTGGATGAAAGGCTCATCATTATCAGAAGCTGATTTATGGGAAATCATTGTTCAGTTCCGCAATGTCGAGTTCGCCTTGGGTGGCTTTTCGTCCGATATCCCGCTGATGCTTGGACGACAGCTCCGCAGAGATCACTCCGGTTTTGGTAATACGTCGATCACCAATGTAGCCCAAGGTTACGAGGCCAGGATCGAATATGTTAATAACATAATGGTTCGTTGCTGGGAGGTGCGGGATCACAGAGGTGATGAGGCCTTTTGGGCTCAGCAACATATGTGTCGAGAACACAGTACCCTGCGTGAACAAGGCAGGGCTATCATGTGTGCTCTTGAGTCACTTTGGGCTGGACCCCAGGCACCACCGCCTGGAACATGGCTTTCGTACAGCAGTCAAATGGATTGGCTCCTTGTGAATAGTGCAAGAACATTAGTCGAGCTATTGCCTTTTGGAATCGATTCTCATCTACAAATGGCTCAAACGCCTCACATTCAGGACGAACTTTCAAGAGGCGTATGCTTTGCGGCGAAGATGTACCTCACACACGATACGACGGAGAGGTCGCCCTCAAACTTCACTCTAGAAACGGGTGTTGTTGGGCTCATGTACTGGTCGTGGGTGTATAGTCACAGGCCGGAGACAAAGGCCGCGGCATTACGAATCATCCAAGAGTCAGACCAGAGGGAAGGTCCGTGGGATGCCGATAGCAGTCTAAATTTCATATCGGGCAACAAGGAGCCTCATCTACTCGTTAGTTTCTGGAGAAATCCGCACACTATGGGCCCAAACTAG
- a CDS encoding BAH domain-containing protein — protein MVSKVGRRRRAKNHENTADCPFKVTRVLVPPDEKLHYATTQGRVDSRGRLERLQQSPFDPPGAFKSHRTMNLSYSIAPHKPWYEMRRYNSFVRVKFLVDDFVYVSNDTTIERQMGTTNDLDQLDYWVAKILEIRASDEYHVYARIYWMYSPDDLPRDVLDGDNLVGERRYIYSQNELVASNHMDIINVVSVVGKADVPEFGQKDDDKIQSGLYWRRAFDYLTSQLSSVDPTNKCEDSRVPTTSTVQLAPCEGQLPPLRPTIPVPDQSTNTPCTFGVSDHSASSGWKTGDNAADNEAARTNNDRHGRRRRRRKKIIAPASMSLFRLYRQSPTQQKLLAQLQSVLEAACYEFGKRSMPDIFHRHGWDSAESLELNRCAREFQHWTFSDVAPANRPRDELFRSISNIRHTVVHRLRVSVDDIEKFYNDAETLLLLLGDDIRRREIARLRQESQAIIAKAKKNKHPSHSTVGKSLLVLATQKAHEHSERWIKGEHEGRK, from the exons ATGGTGTCAAAGGTAGGAAGGCGACGCCGCGCGAAAAATCACGAGAACACTGCCGACTGTCCTTTCAAAGTCACCAGAGTATTGGTGCCCCCTGATGAAAAACTACACTATGCCACGACGCAGGGGAGAGTTGATTCTCGCGGCAGACTAGAGCGACTACAACAGTCTCCATTTGATCCTCCAGGGGCGTTCAAATCGCATCGTACGATGAATCTGTCGTATTCTATCGCGCCACACAAGCCGTGGTACGAAATGAGACGCTACAATAGCTTTGTTC GtgtcaagtttcttgttgatgattttgtgTACGTCTCCAATGACACGACCATTGAGCGACAGATGGGTACTACGAACGACCTTGATCAACTTGACTACTGGGTCGCAAAAATCCTCGAGATCAGGGCATCAGACGAGTACCACGTCTACGCGCGCATCTATTGGATGTATTCTCCGGATGACCTGCCTCGGGATGTCTTAGACGGTGATAACCTGGTTGGAGAGAGGCGGTATATCTACAGCCAGAACGAGTTAGTTGCTTCAAATCATA TGGATAtcatcaatgttgtcagTGTTGTCGGGAAAGCTGACGTCCCCGAATTCGGACAGAAAGACGATGACAAAATCCAAAGTGGTCTGTACTGGCGACGAGCGTTTGATTACTTGACCTCACAGTTATCG TCTGTCGATCCAACGAATAAATGCGAGGACTCGCGAGTACCGACGACGTCTACGGTACAACTTGCGCCATGCGAAGGGCAGTTGCCTCCTCTTCGACCGACGATTCCAGTGCCCGATCAAAGCACAAATACTCCATGCACATTTGGCGTTAGTGATCACTCTGCGTCATCAGGGTGGAAAACTGGCGACAATGCTGCGGACAATGAAGCAGCTCGCACAAATAACGATCGTCACGgtcgacggcgacggcgacgcAAAAAGATTATCG CTCCGGCATCGATGTCACTTTTTCGCCTTTATCGCCAATCACCGACACAACAGAAGCTTTTGGCGCAGCTGCAAAGTGTTCTGGAAGCTGCTTGTTACGAATTTGGAAAACGATCAATGCCCGATATCTTTCACCGACACGGCTGGGATTCCGCTGAATCGTTAGAGCTGAATCGCTGCGCCCGCGAGTTCCAGCATTGGACTTTCTCGGACGTTGCACCCGCCAACAGGCCGCGTGATGAGCTCTTTcgctccatctccaacatccgTCATACTGTTGTCCACCGTCTACGAGTGAGCGTGGACGACATAGAGAAATTCTACAATGATGCTGAGACACTGCTACTTCTACTCGGAGATGACATACGGAGAAGAGAAATTGCCAGGCTTCGGCAAGAGAGTCAGGCGATAATTGCAAAggccaagaaaaacaagcACCCGTCGCACTCTACGGTGGGCAAGTCCTTACTAGTATTAGCGACCCAGAAAGCGCACGAACA CAGCGAAAGGTGGATCAAAGGCGAGCATGAAGGCAGGAAATGA
- a CDS encoding chromo domain-containing protein (similar to Metarhizium robertsii ARSEF 23 XP_007818355.1), translating into MKRRVKSPLSSARSPSQASDPRSAGKREVGTSGGDSSAANDSLYNVEKIKSHRIGKKKSLEFRVKWQGYDSEKDLTWEPEESLREDVPEIVEQYFRLVGGRQNILTSMLPRGKRAPKRSKRSSAATAAAHTMSGQQLENGAKTVEDDSSTATESWQPPAGSWEDEVDTIDSCERGGGGKLIVYLIWKNGKKTKHETPVVYKKCPQKMLQFYERHVRIV; encoded by the exons atgaagcGTCGTGTTAAATCTCCACTATCCAGTGCGCGATCGCCTTCACAAGCGTCTGATCCCCGCTCGGCCGGAAAGAGGGAAGTCGGGACCTCTGGCGGCGACAGCAGTGCAGCGAATGACAGTTT GTACAACGTCGAAAAGATAAAAAGTCACAGGATCGGGAAAAAG AAGAGCTTGGAATTCCGTGTTAAGTGGCAAGGCTACGATTCCGAGAAGGATTTAACTTGGGAACCGGAAGAGAGCCTGCG GGAAGACGTGCCGGAAATTGTCGAACAGTACTTTCGCTTGGTTGGCGGACGACAGAACATACTCACGAGCATGCTCCCACGGGGGAAGAGGGCGCCTAAAAGGAGTAAGAGATCGTCTGCAGCGACGGCCGCAGCACACACGATGTCGGGACAGCAACTCGAGAACGGCGCAAAAACCGTTGAGGACGATTCTTCCACCGCTACAGAATCATGGCAGCCACCTGCTGGCTCATGggaggatgaagttgataCCATAGACTCTTGCGAGCGTGGGGGCGGCGGTAAGCTTATTGTCTACCTTATCtggaagaatggcaagaagacgaagcacGAGACGCCCGTTGTCTACAAGAAGTGTCCGCAAAAG ATGCTGCAATTTTACGAGCGACACGTTCGAATtgtttaa